A genomic region of Deinococcus sp. KSM4-11 contains the following coding sequences:
- a CDS encoding response regulator, which translates to MRLVIADDHPLFRMGLKYALINQGFDVVAEAADGLAALDACRTLQPDAALLDVKMPGMTGIEVCERLRLSNPHVVSVLITTFAEPAIVQAARAAGARGYVSKETDPESLARQLRDIVANPEIDRLPHVNVPRLTPRESEVLPLLAQGYSNKEIAKNLGVSPDTVKDHLARLYAKLDAGDRTEAVSRARSIGLLN; encoded by the coding sequence ATGAGACTCGTAATCGCCGACGATCACCCGCTGTTCCGTATGGGCCTGAAGTACGCCCTGATCAACCAGGGCTTCGACGTGGTGGCCGAGGCCGCCGACGGCCTGGCCGCCCTGGACGCCTGCCGCACCCTGCAACCCGACGCCGCGCTGCTCGACGTGAAGATGCCCGGCATGACCGGCATCGAGGTGTGCGAGAGACTGCGCCTGAGCAACCCGCACGTCGTGTCGGTGCTGATCACCACCTTCGCCGAGCCCGCCATCGTGCAGGCCGCCCGCGCCGCCGGAGCCCGCGGGTACGTGAGCAAAGAAACCGATCCCGAGAGCCTGGCCCGCCAGCTGCGCGACATCGTGGCCAACCCAGAGATCGACCGCCTGCCGCACGTGAACGTGCCCCGCCTGACCCCCCGCGAATCCGAGGTGCTGCCGCTGCTCGCCCAGGGCTACAGCAACAAGGAAATCGCCAAGAACCTGGGCGTGTCGCCCGACACCGTCAAGGACCACCTCGCCCGCCTGTACGCCAAACTCGACGCGGGCGACCGCACCGAGGCCGTGAGCCGCGCCCGCAGCATCGGCCTGCTGAACTGA
- a CDS encoding ribonuclease HII, with protein sequence MTNPSVTPDWAFEREHWRRGYFRVAGVDEAGRGAWAGPVTVAAVILPGTALDYPFRDSKQLTAGQREEFAAEVRRVAVAYAVEHAWPDEIDRLNILGATHAAALRALERLEPRPQALVTDYLKLRVEMPLSAPPRADALSYSVAAASLLAKTERDRVMLELDAQYPGYGFAGHKGYGAPAHRAALNDLGVSAVHRRSYAPIRARLGAPSPLFAVPPSQEDA encoded by the coding sequence ATGACGAATCCGTCGGTGACGCCGGACTGGGCGTTCGAGCGGGAGCACTGGCGGCGCGGGTATTTCCGCGTGGCGGGCGTGGACGAGGCCGGGCGGGGCGCGTGGGCTGGACCCGTGACCGTGGCGGCGGTGATCCTGCCGGGCACCGCGCTGGACTACCCGTTCCGGGACAGCAAACAGCTGACGGCCGGGCAGCGCGAGGAGTTCGCGGCGGAGGTGCGGCGGGTGGCGGTGGCGTACGCCGTGGAGCACGCCTGGCCGGACGAGATCGACCGCCTGAACATCCTGGGGGCCACGCACGCAGCGGCCCTCCGGGCGCTGGAGCGGCTGGAGCCCAGACCGCAGGCGCTGGTCACCGACTACCTGAAGTTGCGCGTGGAGATGCCGCTCAGCGCCCCCCCGCGGGCCGACGCGCTGAGTTACTCGGTGGCGGCCGCCAGCCTGCTCGCCAAGACGGAACGCGACCGCGTCATGCTGGAACTGGACGCGCAGTATCCCGGCTACGGCTTCGCGGGACACAAAGGGTACGGTGCGCCGGCCCACCGCGCCGCCCTGAACGACCTGGGCGTCAGCGCCGTGCACCGCCGGTCGTATGCCCCGATCCGGGCGCGGCTTGGAGCTCCCTCTCCCCTGTTCGCCGTGCCGCCATCCCAGGAGGATGCATGA
- the rpoD gene encoding RNA polymerase sigma factor RpoD → MAESTRTRTKVAATPKGTVAASAASPAATKATKPVTKPASATDAPVKAPAAKAAPKPTARAAKAKADPADGVAAPAAPAKAAKAASKPAKAAAPSKGGVAEKPYYAHPSIQELLKSGKAAGSLASEDIATALATALEANGLDPESPDAFEDMQLYLASINIEVQDLDEDEDEDSDDIDADSPVPAAAAQEDDEEKYFDDMPRAVSNDPVRQYLHEIGRVPLLTLEEEIALARRIEEGEEARKVLEEDLDMDDRGRRRLMRQTEDGAAARQGLIEANLRLVVSIAKKYTGRGLGFLDLIQEGNQGLIRAVEKFEYRRRYKFSTYATWWIRQAINRAIADQARTIRIPVHMVETINKLTRTARQLQQELSREPTYEEIAEAMGPGWDANKVEEVQKVSQEPVSLETPIGDEKDSFYGDFIPDENLDSPVDNAAKTLLSEELEKALSKLTEREAMVLKFRKGLVDGREHTLEEVGQRFNVTRERIRQIENKALRKLKYHESRTRKLRDFLD, encoded by the coding sequence ATGGCAGAATCCACCCGAACCCGTACCAAAGTCGCGGCCACGCCCAAGGGCACCGTCGCGGCGTCCGCTGCCAGCCCGGCGGCCACCAAAGCGACCAAGCCCGTCACCAAACCCGCCAGCGCCACGGACGCTCCCGTGAAGGCCCCGGCGGCCAAGGCAGCTCCCAAGCCCACCGCGCGGGCCGCGAAGGCGAAGGCCGACCCGGCCGACGGCGTGGCTGCACCCGCCGCTCCCGCCAAGGCAGCCAAGGCGGCCTCGAAACCCGCGAAGGCCGCCGCGCCCAGCAAGGGCGGCGTTGCCGAGAAGCCCTACTACGCCCACCCCAGCATCCAGGAACTGCTCAAGAGCGGCAAGGCCGCCGGATCGCTCGCCAGCGAGGACATCGCCACCGCGCTCGCCACGGCCCTCGAGGCGAACGGCCTCGACCCGGAAAGCCCGGACGCCTTCGAGGACATGCAGCTGTACCTGGCGTCCATCAACATCGAGGTGCAGGATCTCGACGAGGACGAGGACGAGGACAGCGACGACATCGACGCGGACAGCCCGGTTCCGGCCGCCGCCGCGCAGGAAGACGACGAGGAGAAATACTTCGACGACATGCCCCGCGCGGTCAGCAACGACCCCGTGCGGCAGTACCTGCACGAGATCGGCCGCGTTCCGCTGCTGACGCTGGAAGAGGAAATCGCGCTGGCCCGCCGCATCGAGGAGGGCGAGGAAGCCCGCAAGGTGCTGGAAGAAGACCTCGACATGGACGACCGGGGCCGCCGCCGCCTGATGCGTCAGACCGAGGACGGCGCCGCCGCCCGCCAGGGCCTGATCGAAGCGAACCTGCGCCTGGTGGTCAGTATCGCCAAGAAGTACACCGGGCGCGGCCTGGGCTTCCTGGATCTGATCCAGGAGGGCAACCAAGGCCTGATCCGCGCGGTCGAGAAGTTCGAGTACCGCCGCCGCTACAAGTTCAGCACCTACGCCACGTGGTGGATCCGGCAGGCCATCAACCGCGCCATTGCCGACCAGGCGCGCACCATCCGCATTCCGGTGCACATGGTCGAGACCATCAACAAACTCACCCGCACGGCGAGGCAGCTCCAGCAGGAACTGAGCCGCGAACCCACCTACGAGGAGATCGCCGAGGCGATGGGCCCGGGCTGGGACGCGAACAAGGTCGAGGAAGTGCAGAAGGTCAGCCAGGAGCCCGTCTCGCTGGAAACCCCGATCGGCGACGAGAAGGACTCGTTCTACGGGGACTTCATCCCGGACGAGAACCTCGACTCCCCGGTCGACAACGCCGCCAAGACGCTGCTGAGCGAGGAACTCGAGAAGGCCCTGAGCAAACTCACCGAGCGCGAGGCCATGGTGCTGAAGTTCCGCAAGGGCTTGGTGGACGGCCGCGAGCACACGCTGGAGGAGGTCGGGCAGCGCTTCAACGTCACCCGTGAACGCATCCGCCAGATCGAGAACAAGGCGCTGCGCAAACTCAAGTACCACGAGAGCAGGACCCGCAAGCTCCGCGATTTCCTCGACTGA
- a CDS encoding helix-turn-helix transcriptional regulator, translating to MTTLDPPTASSPAPRRAELADFLRSRRLRLDPETVGLPQGGRRRTPGLRREEVAMLAQTSTTWYTWLEQQRDIRVSAPLLDRLADALRLDPGERAHLFALSGQPAPIRDVPREDVPPAVQRFIQGLHDRPASVLGRRWDYVAWNRAAEAVFGDITHRAPEDRNVLRRLFLDPSRRSFYTDWPCAAAATLAQFRADSAPHIDDPWFTELIEEISARSPDFRRLWARHDVKGNADGLKDFQHPTAGRMIMEHLILRVPDAPHLRIIVYNALPDWDTPEKLRRLLAAD from the coding sequence ATGACCACCCTTGATCCGCCTACTGCCAGCAGCCCGGCCCCACGGCGCGCGGAACTCGCGGACTTCCTGCGCTCCCGCCGCCTGCGCCTGGATCCCGAAACGGTCGGTCTGCCCCAGGGTGGCCGCCGCCGCACGCCCGGCCTGCGCCGCGAGGAAGTCGCCATGCTCGCCCAGACCAGCACCACCTGGTACACCTGGCTCGAACAGCAGCGCGATATCCGCGTCTCCGCGCCCCTCCTCGACCGGCTGGCCGACGCCCTGCGCCTCGACCCCGGCGAACGCGCCCACCTGTTCGCCCTGTCCGGCCAGCCCGCCCCGATCCGCGACGTGCCCCGCGAGGACGTGCCCCCCGCCGTGCAGCGCTTCATCCAGGGCCTGCACGACCGCCCCGCCAGCGTCCTGGGCCGCCGCTGGGATTACGTCGCCTGGAACCGCGCCGCCGAGGCCGTGTTCGGCGACATCACCCACCGCGCGCCCGAAGACCGGAATGTGCTGCGCCGCCTGTTCCTGGATCCCAGCCGCCGCAGCTTCTACACCGACTGGCCCTGCGCCGCCGCCGCCACCCTCGCGCAGTTCCGCGCCGACAGTGCCCCTCACATCGACGACCCGTGGTTCACGGAACTGATCGAGGAGATCAGTGCCCGCAGCCCCGACTTCCGCCGCCTGTGGGCCAGGCATGACGTGAAGGGCAACGCCGACGGCCTCAAGGACTTCCAGCATCCCACCGCCGGCCGCATGATCATGGAACACCTGATCCTGCGCGTTCCGGACGCCCCGCACCTGCGGATCATCGTGTACAACGCCCTTCCCGACTGGGACACGCCGGAGAAGCTGAGGCGGCTGCTCGCCGCTGACTGA
- a CDS encoding class I SAM-dependent methyltransferase gives MTSGRKQKIKLSRPPGTRRGGDPDAGSPAGPYAEVRPALLPPGLDGLRALTKPGVRGFPGIDDAQALLAQTMRKARVTGDVLDLTAMGGLLASLPGVTLRAVEGSAPALATLRAAGLDPIPAVPGDALTERWPERARTVALVLAGDRGNAYAQAQVAWAHANTPPGGALYIAGDRDKGFDRYVRAAGTAFGTGETIARDGGMRVAKLIRRPGPTPPSPEPERYDAYGVTVIGLPGVFSAAKPDRATALLLDHLEPLDLTGQAVLDLGCGAGLIGAWAARRGAQVTLADADLPSVRSAEATLAASGVGGEVIHSDVDVNLGERRFDVILTNPPFHVGRGVVLDVAREFIAAAARRLRPGGRLYVVANEPLPYEAALAAVGPVRELIRDAGFKVLLATRS, from the coding sequence ATGACGTCGGGCCGCAAGCAGAAGATCAAACTCAGCCGCCCTCCCGGAACCCGGCGGGGCGGCGACCCGGACGCCGGTTCTCCCGCCGGGCCGTACGCCGAGGTGCGGCCCGCCCTGCTGCCCCCAGGGCTCGACGGGTTGCGCGCCCTGACCAAACCCGGCGTGCGCGGGTTCCCCGGAATCGACGACGCCCAGGCCCTGCTGGCGCAGACGATGCGCAAGGCCCGCGTGACGGGCGACGTCCTTGACCTGACGGCCATGGGCGGCCTGCTGGCCAGCCTGCCGGGCGTGACCCTGCGGGCCGTCGAGGGCTCGGCCCCGGCGCTGGCCACCCTGAGAGCCGCTGGGCTTGACCCCATACCGGCAGTGCCGGGTGATGCCCTGACGGAACGCTGGCCGGAACGGGCCCGCACGGTGGCCCTGGTGCTCGCCGGAGACCGGGGGAACGCCTACGCACAGGCGCAAGTCGCGTGGGCACACGCCAACACCCCGCCCGGCGGCGCGCTGTACATCGCGGGCGACCGCGACAAGGGCTTCGACCGCTACGTGCGCGCGGCGGGCACGGCCTTCGGCACCGGGGAGACGATCGCCCGCGACGGTGGCATGCGCGTCGCAAAACTCATCCGGCGGCCCGGCCCCACGCCCCCCTCGCCTGAACCCGAGCGCTACGACGCGTATGGCGTGACCGTCATCGGGCTGCCCGGCGTGTTCAGCGCCGCGAAACCCGACCGGGCCACGGCGCTGCTGCTCGACCACCTGGAGCCGCTCGACCTGACCGGCCAGGCGGTGCTTGACCTGGGGTGCGGCGCGGGCCTGATCGGGGCGTGGGCGGCGCGGCGCGGGGCGCAGGTCACGCTGGCCGACGCCGACCTGCCGAGCGTCCGCAGCGCCGAGGCCACCCTGGCGGCCAGCGGCGTGGGGGGCGAGGTCATCCACTCGGACGTGGACGTGAACCTGGGCGAGCGCCGCTTCGACGTGATCCTCACCAATCCGCCCTTCCATGTGGGGCGCGGCGTGGTGCTCGACGTGGCCCGCGAGTTCATCGCGGCCGCCGCCCGCCGACTGCGGCCCGGCGGACGCCTGTATGTCGTCGCGAACGAGCCGCTGCCGTACGAGGCCGCCCTCGCCGCCGTCGGACCCGTGCGGGAACTCATACGGGACGCGGGCTTCAAGGTGCTGCTGGCCACGCGTTCCTGA
- a CDS encoding MFS transporter — protein sequence MPRSLWILALGNFAVGTSALVIAGLLGLLSADLDVPLGSAGTVITAYALTYALSAVLLGSVTVHVPRKTLLLVGLGLFTLGNLAAALAPSFGLLLLARGLSAVGASLFTPVASGVAAALVTPDLRGRALALVFVGIPVATVLGMPLGTWIGGTFGWRVAFWLVVALSMLAFAGIAALVRPVAVTPPTTPWFALVRRPALLRTLLVMGLLYLGQFTVYPYLVTALRGLTGLDAGGITLILLLFGAAGLIGNALGGRLTDFWSSPGTLRLGLALAAGAMLVLPLVLGSEWGVGAAVLVWGVGALMVNPPQQSRIVELAPDASGVALALNASALYVGQALGAPLGGAFAGAHLAQLGYLGGGVVLLALLLAAWPVTPLRPRDGEPHLRISAGAR from the coding sequence ATGCCAAGGTCTCTGTGGATCCTCGCCCTGGGAAATTTCGCGGTCGGAACAAGTGCGCTCGTCATTGCCGGCCTGCTCGGCCTGCTCTCCGCCGACCTGGACGTCCCGCTCGGTTCGGCCGGCACCGTGATCACCGCCTACGCCCTGACCTACGCCCTGAGCGCCGTGTTGCTGGGCAGCGTCACCGTCCACGTTCCCCGCAAGACGCTACTGCTCGTGGGACTGGGACTGTTCACGCTGGGAAACCTGGCGGCGGCCCTTGCGCCGTCGTTCGGCCTGCTGCTGCTGGCGCGCGGCCTGTCCGCCGTGGGCGCGAGCCTGTTCACACCGGTCGCGTCGGGCGTCGCGGCGGCCCTGGTCACGCCGGACCTGCGGGGACGGGCGCTGGCGCTGGTGTTCGTGGGCATTCCCGTGGCCACCGTGCTGGGCATGCCTCTGGGCACCTGGATCGGCGGCACCTTCGGATGGCGCGTGGCCTTCTGGCTGGTCGTGGCGCTGAGCATGCTGGCCTTTGCTGGCATTGCGGCGCTCGTCCGGCCCGTGGCCGTCACGCCGCCCACCACGCCCTGGTTCGCGCTGGTGCGCCGCCCGGCCCTGCTCCGCACGCTGCTAGTCATGGGCCTGCTGTACCTGGGGCAGTTCACGGTGTATCCGTACCTCGTCACGGCGCTGCGCGGCCTGACGGGCCTGGACGCCGGGGGAATCACGTTGATCCTGCTGCTGTTCGGCGCGGCGGGCCTAATCGGGAACGCGCTGGGCGGGCGGCTCACCGACTTCTGGAGCAGTCCGGGCACGCTGCGCCTTGGGCTGGCCCTGGCCGCCGGGGCCATGCTGGTGCTGCCGCTGGTGCTGGGCAGCGAGTGGGGGGTAGGCGCGGCCGTGCTCGTCTGGGGCGTCGGCGCGCTGATGGTCAATCCGCCGCAGCAGTCCCGCATCGTGGAACTCGCTCCGGACGCCTCGGGCGTGGCCCTGGCGCTGAATGCCAGCGCCCTGTACGTGGGGCAGGCGCTGGGCGCTCCTCTGGGCGGGGCCTTCGCGGGCGCGCACCTGGCGCAGCTCGGGTACCTGGGCGGCGGGGTCGTGCTGCTGGCGCTCCTGCTGGCCGCGTGGCCGGTCACGCCGCTACGGCCGCGCGACGGTGAGCCGCACCTGCGTATTTCAGCGGGTGCCCGCTAG
- the lepA gene encoding translation elongation factor 4 — protein MTLRPDHVRNFSIIAHVDHGKSTLADRILERLGAMGERDKRDQTLDTLELERERGITIKSTPIRLTYTRDSGESFTFNLIDTPGHVDFNYEVSRSLAACEGVLLLVDASQGVEAQTIVNAYLAIDSNLEIIPVINKIDLPAADPEGAAKELEDVIGIPASDAVFASGKAGIGIPEILEAIVERIPAPSGDPAAPLKALIFDSFYDAYQGVILFVRVLEGTLSKGQPIMLVNSGKTFDVDRVGFFTPALVVGEALEAGSVGWIAAGIRDIHDAQVGDTITQKDRPTPEPFPGFKPAQPVVFSGLYPTDTEDYRKMRDALEKLKLNDAAFTFEPETSEALGFGFRCGFLGLLHAEIIQERLEREYDLDLIATAPAVIYRLTLTNGEVFETQNPAEFPTRDRISRTEEPFIKLSIMLPEEHVGPVMQLLQERRGSMITMNYLGKRVELLYDVPFAEILYDFHDRLKSISRGYASMDYEQTGYRDGDLRKVDIMVNNEVVDALAVIVHEDKAYAIGRKIVDKMAEVIPRQMFPVPVQATIGGKIIARATVKAYRKDVLAKCYGGDISRKKKLLNKQKKGRARMKQIGTVEVPQEAFLAVLSTDE, from the coding sequence GTGACTCTTCGGCCAGACCATGTCAGGAACTTCTCCATCATCGCCCACGTGGACCACGGCAAGTCCACGCTGGCCGACCGCATCCTTGAGCGGCTGGGCGCGATGGGCGAGCGCGACAAGCGCGACCAGACGCTCGATACCCTGGAACTCGAACGCGAGCGCGGCATCACCATCAAGTCCACGCCGATCCGCCTGACGTACACCAGAGACAGCGGCGAGAGCTTCACCTTCAACCTGATCGACACGCCGGGACACGTGGACTTCAACTACGAGGTGTCCCGCTCGCTCGCCGCGTGCGAGGGCGTGCTGCTGCTGGTAGACGCCTCGCAGGGCGTCGAGGCGCAGACCATCGTGAACGCGTACCTGGCGATCGACTCCAACCTGGAGATCATCCCGGTCATCAACAAGATCGACCTGCCCGCGGCCGACCCTGAGGGGGCCGCCAAGGAACTGGAGGACGTGATCGGCATTCCCGCATCGGACGCCGTGTTCGCGTCGGGCAAGGCGGGGATCGGCATTCCGGAAATCCTGGAGGCCATCGTCGAGCGCATTCCCGCGCCGAGCGGCGATCCGGCCGCGCCCCTGAAGGCATTGATCTTCGATTCCTTCTACGACGCGTACCAGGGCGTGATCCTGTTCGTGCGGGTGCTGGAAGGCACCCTGAGCAAGGGGCAGCCGATCATGCTAGTGAACTCCGGCAAGACCTTCGACGTGGACCGGGTGGGGTTCTTCACGCCGGCGCTGGTCGTGGGCGAGGCGCTGGAGGCCGGGTCCGTCGGCTGGATCGCGGCTGGAATCCGCGACATCCACGACGCGCAGGTAGGCGACACGATCACGCAGAAAGACCGGCCCACGCCCGAACCGTTTCCCGGCTTCAAGCCCGCGCAGCCGGTGGTGTTCTCGGGCCTGTACCCGACCGACACCGAGGATTACCGCAAGATGCGCGACGCGTTGGAGAAGCTCAAGCTCAACGATGCGGCGTTCACCTTCGAGCCGGAGACCTCGGAGGCGCTGGGCTTCGGCTTCCGCTGCGGCTTCCTGGGCCTGCTGCACGCCGAGATCATCCAGGAACGCCTGGAGCGCGAGTACGACCTCGACCTGATCGCCACCGCGCCCGCCGTGATCTACCGCCTGACGCTGACCAACGGCGAGGTGTTCGAGACGCAGAACCCGGCCGAGTTCCCCACCCGCGACCGCATCAGCCGCACCGAGGAGCCGTTCATCAAACTCTCGATCATGCTGCCCGAGGAGCACGTGGGGCCGGTCATGCAGCTCCTGCAGGAGCGCCGGGGCTCGATGATCACCATGAATTACCTGGGCAAGCGCGTGGAACTGCTGTACGACGTGCCCTTCGCCGAGATCCTGTACGACTTCCACGACCGCCTGAAGTCCATCTCGCGCGGGTACGCCAGCATGGACTACGAGCAGACCGGCTACCGCGACGGCGACCTGCGCAAGGTGGACATCATGGTGAACAACGAGGTCGTGGACGCCCTGGCCGTGATCGTGCACGAGGACAAGGCCTACGCCATCGGCCGCAAGATCGTGGACAAGATGGCCGAGGTCATCCCCCGCCAGATGTTCCCGGTGCCCGTGCAGGCCACCATTGGCGGGAAGATCATCGCCCGCGCGACCGTGAAGGCCTACCGCAAGGACGTTCTGGCCAAGTGCTACGGCGGCGACATCTCCCGCAAGAAGAAGCTGCTGAACAAGCAGAAGAAGGGCCGTGCCCGCATGAAGCAGATCGGCACGGTGGAGGTGCCGCAGGAGGCCTTCCTGGCGGTGCTGAGCACCGACGAGTAA
- a CDS encoding GNAT family N-acetyltransferase, protein MTRSLAYFTDLALRRHEGSVVTREGTLTVIRSPQNQGFWWGNFLLMPAPPLPGDLDRWETQFQNHHSAAHHRAFGVDTPDGNEGAADDFRAAGYQVMHDTVLTAEVTHPPRRLNTDATFRPLATEADWASAHALRMAVNAADPSGHEETGYREFSTLKLASYRRAQEAGHGALLGAFDDTGTMLCGLGIFDAGEGVARYQSVETHPEARSRGLAGTLVHTAAAWAREHLGTRTLVIVADPNYHAQALYESVGFTATEVQLAIQKRPAGD, encoded by the coding sequence ATGACCCGCTCTCTGGCCTACTTCACAGACCTTGCCCTGCGCCGTCACGAGGGCAGCGTCGTAACCCGGGAGGGGACCCTGACCGTGATCCGTTCACCGCAGAACCAGGGGTTCTGGTGGGGCAACTTCCTGCTGATGCCCGCGCCGCCCCTGCCCGGCGACCTGGACCGCTGGGAAACGCAGTTCCAGAACCATCATTCGGCCGCCCATCACCGCGCCTTCGGTGTGGACACGCCGGACGGGAACGAGGGCGCCGCCGACGACTTCCGGGCGGCCGGCTACCAGGTCATGCACGACACGGTGCTGACCGCCGAGGTGACCCATCCGCCCCGCCGCCTGAACACGGACGCCACCTTTCGCCCGCTGGCCACGGAGGCCGACTGGGCCAGCGCCCACGCCCTGCGGATGGCCGTGAACGCCGCCGATCCGTCCGGCCACGAGGAAACCGGGTACCGCGAGTTCAGCACCCTCAAACTCGCGTCGTACCGGCGGGCGCAGGAAGCGGGCCATGGCGCGCTGCTCGGGGCGTTTGATGATACGGGCACCATGCTCTGTGGCCTGGGCATCTTTGACGCTGGTGAGGGCGTGGCCCGGTACCAGAGTGTCGAGACGCATCCCGAGGCCAGATCCCGTGGCCTGGCGGGCACGCTCGTCCATACGGCCGCCGCGTGGGCGCGCGAGCACCTGGGCACCCGCACGCTGGTCATCGTGGCCGATCCGAATTACCACGCGCAGGCGCTGTACGAGAGCGTGGGCTTCACGGCCACCGAGGTGCAGCTCGCCATTCAGAAACGTCCTGCAGGCGATTAA
- a CDS encoding MOSC domain-containing protein, producing MTPTVVGVASDGTHRFSKEPRRVIRLLAGLGVEGDAHAGVTVQHRSRVRADPTQPNLRQLHLIHAELFDEVARQGFTVAPADLGENVTTRGLDLLALPRGTRLYLGKDAVVEVTGLRNPCAQIDAFQPGLLRAVLDEDGTGTPVFKAGIMGVIVQGGEVRPGDDIAVEWPPEPHEALKWV from the coding sequence ATGACTCCGACGGTCGTCGGCGTGGCCTCGGACGGCACGCACCGCTTTTCCAAGGAGCCCCGCCGCGTGATCCGCCTGCTGGCCGGGCTGGGCGTGGAGGGCGACGCGCACGCGGGCGTGACCGTGCAGCACCGGTCGCGCGTGCGGGCCGATCCGACCCAGCCGAACCTGCGGCAACTGCACCTGATCCACGCGGAACTCTTCGACGAGGTGGCGCGTCAGGGCTTCACCGTGGCTCCGGCCGACCTGGGCGAGAATGTCACCACACGCGGCCTCGACCTGCTGGCCCTGCCACGTGGAACCCGTCTGTACCTCGGCAAGGATGCCGTCGTCGAGGTCACCGGCCTGAGAAATCCCTGCGCGCAGATCGACGCCTTTCAGCCGGGACTGCTCCGGGCCGTGCTGGACGAGGACGGAACCGGCACCCCGGTGTTCAAGGCGGGCATCATGGGGGTGATCGTGCAGGGCGGCGAGGTGCGGCCCGGCGACGACATCGCCGTGGAGTGGCCGCCCGAGCCGCATGAAGCGCTGAAGTGGGTTTAA
- a CDS encoding sensor histidine kinase KdpD, which produces MSARAVFLPAEAASTTPRRPRKATLRSQFTLVIFMLAFLPNLVLTFMAQPSVPVASLVSWMVVVGGLCAAVGYLLSGTLLRSLSLLQSEVERGDFAQPHADDPAEILALRSAFADLLGRLSVEQTRRNAFIATLVHDLKTPLIATGHLTGVLTTLPLPDAEKREVGAQIQAETTRLLALVQQMADAHRFEREDVNVHRQATDLRALLDGVARRVHPQADARGLSVQVHGHGEADVDAQVLERAITNLTENAVRYATHEIILSVTPRGVIVSDDGPGLTVPISELAQPFNTQPTTIAGQQYTAGTAGLGLFIARRIAEAHGGSLQYDRAPPDIPPEPPSHARPPATYTHFTLVLPEVIP; this is translated from the coding sequence ATGAGTGCGCGCGCTGTATTCCTACCCGCCGAGGCGGCGTCCACGACGCCCCGCCGGCCGCGGAAGGCGACCCTGCGCTCACAGTTCACGCTGGTGATCTTCATGCTGGCCTTCCTGCCGAACCTGGTGCTGACCTTCATGGCGCAGCCCAGCGTGCCCGTCGCCAGTCTGGTGAGCTGGATGGTCGTGGTCGGCGGGCTGTGCGCCGCCGTGGGCTACCTGCTGAGCGGCACCCTTCTGCGATCCCTGAGCCTGCTGCAGTCCGAGGTGGAACGCGGTGACTTCGCGCAGCCGCACGCCGACGACCCGGCTGAGATCCTGGCGCTGCGCTCCGCCTTCGCGGACCTGCTGGGCCGCCTGAGCGTCGAGCAAACGCGCCGCAACGCCTTTATCGCCACGCTGGTGCACGACCTGAAGACCCCGCTGATCGCCACCGGTCACCTCACGGGGGTGCTCACGACGCTGCCCCTGCCAGACGCCGAGAAGCGCGAGGTGGGCGCACAGATCCAGGCCGAAACCACCCGCCTGCTGGCCCTGGTGCAGCAGATGGCCGACGCCCACCGCTTCGAGCGGGAGGACGTGAACGTGCACCGGCAGGCCACCGATCTGCGCGCCCTGCTCGACGGTGTGGCGCGCCGCGTGCACCCCCAGGCGGACGCCCGTGGCCTGAGCGTTCAAGTGCACGGCCACGGTGAAGCCGACGTGGACGCCCAAGTGCTGGAACGCGCCATCACCAACCTCACCGAGAACGCCGTGCGCTACGCCACGCACGAGATCATCCTGAGCGTCACCCCGCGCGGCGTCATCGTCTCCGACGACGGCCCCGGCCTGACCGTCCCCATCTCGGAACTCGCGCAGCCCTTCAACACGCAGCCCACCACCATCGCCGGTCAGCAGTACACCGCCGGCACGGCCGGACTGGGCCTGTTCATCGCCCGGCGCATCGCCGAGGCACATGGCGGCAGCCTCCAGTACGACCGCGCCCCGCCCGACATTCCTCCGGAACCGCCCAGCCACGCCCGTCCGCCCGCCACCTACACGCACTTCACCCTCGTCCTCCCGGAGGTCATCCCATGA